A stretch of DNA from Ctenopharyngodon idella isolate HZGC_01 chromosome 6, HZGC01, whole genome shotgun sequence:
AGCGATTCCCAGGCTATGATACTGAGAGTAAGGAGTTCAATGCAGAGGTCCACCGCAAGCACATCCTGGGCCTGAACATCGCAGAGTACATGAGATACTTGATGGAGGAGGATGAGGATGCGTACAAGAAACAGTTCTCTCGCTTCATCAAGAACGGCGTTACCGCTGATTCAgtatgtgctgttttttttgttttacttttgataactcttaaaataatttgatacaaGGCGCTTATTgtgtaaatacatgtttttacattgtacttgtatttttaaatatgcgTGTAATTACATGTGTAAAATCATGACAAACACTCTGAACATCACGCAAGCACAGAGTATGATCACTTCTTGCCCGAGTTTTCACATGTACTTGCATCACGCTTCACAACATGCTGAGGTTTACGTATGAGTTGCAAATGAGTTTTGGCCAGAAGTGACTGAAATAGACGAttgaaattgtatttttgtaacACACCCCCTTACATTTTGGGGTGgagtatccctttaaaaatTGTGAATCCAtggctttgtttcatgtttaaatTCAGTATTTCATTAACATGATCTTACAGTAAAGCAGGCTGATACATAAGTTATAAATGGTGATGTTATTAATCTTGTGACAGTTTTGCTATATTCTAATATGCATCTCTTCCTCAGATGGAGGAAATGTATAAGAAGGCACACGCAGCCATCCGGGAGAACCCAGTGCACGAAAAGAAGCCCAAGCGGGAAGTCAAGAAGAAGAGGTACAGATCTTTTGTTTGGTTGCTTCATGTCTTGTGCTCACAGGTTGATGTTCATGAACATCACAGCCGTAGAGTCATGTTGTTTTTGcttgtttatgtgtttgtttgttttgttttttttctcgtcAATTAAACTGTTTAGAACTGAGATTTTATGTCCACAATAACTGTTCTGCTGCTTGATGATGATACCCTTTCAGACTGAGCAAATTGTGGTTGGTCCTGCATTTGCACAGTTGATGCAAGCATATTTCAAGACGGGGCTGAGAGCAGCTTTGGTTAATAGTTGGACTTTCAGTGTCAGTAGAGCCATTAGAGgaagttttattgttttaaaccGTCTACTTTGGAGTTTTTCATAGTGGGCATAAATTCTCAGCTAGACTTAAAAGAACATTAATGAATTATGCTTGGGACTAAGTAAATCAATTAACTTGACTAATGCTTGTTTGGTCAGGGAAAATTGGTTAGTCTCACCTAAATGACtgtttcattaaaatgtattgctGTATTTAAAAGTTGATTTCCTGGGAGAAATTGCTTGCTACTTGTGTTCACTGAAATTGAGTGGTTTTCTTTCTAGATGGAACCGTGCCAAGCTCACACTGGCTCAGAGAAAAGACCGTGTTGCCCAGAAGAAGGCCAGCTTCCTTCGGGCTCAAGCTGCAGAGGAGGACTAGAGCTCGATTCTGCTTGCTTCCTCGTATTTGTGCAGAAATCCTTTGTTCtaataaatatttcagaaaagactgtttgtgtcCGTCTGATTGCTTGTAACATTAATAAGGTGTATTgtttacaatatttaaatatggtttGTGTATTTCCATGTTTTAACACCTGATTTTAAGGAAACCTTTAGCATTTACGGAACTAAGGAAACTGCAAACAATGGCAAAATGTAATCTTTTCAGTTCTCTGTATTGTAGTGAATGAACTAAAAACAGTCAGGCCTGAAGTTCAAAATATACTTAAGTTTTGTGAAGGGCCCTGAGTACTAACTTATATAAGGCTGCTAGCTTATATACCAATACATATTTAAAGCTTGTGATATTCACTCTTAAAGGAACATgccactatttttgaaaataggctcattttccaactcccctagaatTAAACAGTTGTTGAtctttttcctatttaaaacttgactcttctgtaattgcatcgtgtactaagaccgacggaaaatgaaaagttgctaTTTTTCTAGGCCAGTATgtctaggaactatactctcattccagcgtaataatcaaggagctTTGCTGCCgcaccatgggtgcagcaggcgcaatgatattacgcagcaccTGAAAATAGTCCCCACACTTGCACCACCAGTTTGAATCTGCTCTCCTCCTCCCTTCTTCCCCAGTCTGTTCAGCCACACTTTCTTGCCTTTCATGTTCCGAAAGCTCATCTTCAGTGTATTCCAGTTCAGGATCTGCACCAAAGTAAATATCTTCTGaatctctcacaaatgtctccatggttgcaaggcacactccctgtgcaagcaggtgGTCACGTTGGTTACGTTGACGGAAGTTAGCCTATTttcaggcgctgcgtaatatcattgcacctgctgcacccatggaatggcagcaaagttccttgattattacgctggaatgagagtatagttcctagccatatcggcctacaaaatagcaacttttcattttccgtcggtcttagtacacgatgtaattacagaagagtcaagttttaaataggaaaaagatcgaaactctttggtcatttttgagcaagatgctaacggtctaatcagattcaatgatctatgctaagctgcagctaaaagtgctaccgccagacccggagattggTTGAATGGATTCCAAAagggggagttggaaaatgagcctattttcaaaaatagtggcGTGTTCCTCTAAGATGAAGCGGAGTTCaaaattttttaaacatttctgcACACTTGTCTCTTTAGAAAAAAATGGATAATTAAAATTGTTTGTTGCAGTTTGACTCAAAAAAGGGACAGCATAATTGTTCTAACCTATTGTATTGTGTATAACAGTGTTCAGTCTGAAAATTATGAATCATGCAAATAATTTCAGATCCTTTGTAGTTAAAATTGGAAGCATGGAAATGTTCTGAATTATCTTCTGCAGACTACAGCAGGGGTTTTCACAATTTCTGATGCTCTAGGCCCCCTTAAATTATCCCTGACCAAGTAATGACatctatatatttaatgtaaaaagaaatgttatcaCTGGACTAAAGCCAAagtaaattactaaaataaaatagtggACAGTATTTACTTATGTTCTAGTTTTTACCCACTacacctttaaaataaaacccaGATTTGAAACCAGGGCTGTcagtacaataaaaaaaaattgttattttaatctgtagaaataataattcaaatcaattttttttttaaataacatatttatcATGTTAACAAGATAACTTTGTCTGccctaaaaaatatattttgtaaaattatttgatttctgtaaaatgggcctcagtttgaaaacccctgggaGAGAGACAGTTAGATTGTCTCAGTTTCCTGAACAAGGATCTGCAGTAAGAATAATAATTTGGCATTTTCTCTTGGCACTGGAGGACCTTCATTAGCAGAAGTATCTCTCTGCAGCCCAAGCTTTTAGAATTTGGGATCGAGTCAAGATTGAGTAATTTAACAAAACAAGGTGCCACAAAGGGTATATTGACAGTACTCTACAAATGCaggccaaaaataaaaaatatgtaattatattagGCAAAATATGGGTTGTCCGATATCATTCAGACAGTCCCAGTCTGTTGTTCATATCTTCTGTGTTCTGTATATAAGAACAATAACTTAGTTCTATGTATTATTACGAGTCTTTTGTGTGTGATATCTTCTTCCAAAGCAGAGTTTTGAGGTTGTTGAGAATCAGGGAATGCTCCATTTCCATCTGTTCGCTGGCACCTTTGAGAGCAATGCAGGCATACAACTGTTTCTCCAGTTCGTCTTTAATGTCTGATGGTGCACCATGCAGAAGATAGTCCTTCAGTGTGCTACATACTTTAGCCAGATTCGGCTGCGTGACCTCCGTAGTGCAGCGGTGTTTAGTGAGATCACAGGAAGTGAGACAGTCCCTTCCGTACACACAGTCACTGTCCTCTTCGCACCGCCTTTCACGCATTGCCTCCTGAAAAGCAGCTTCGGGTATAATACGCTTTGCGTCCACCACCTTTATATCATGGCGCTCTGTATAACCAAACCCCGCGGCACTGACATCGCACATGAGGAAGCTTCCGAATGTGCCGTGGAAGACATCCTCAACAAGCTCAAGCAGACCGATGGCTATCTTAGCCTTGCGGGGCCAGGAGGGCGCAGCCCACTGGTCGATGCTTCGCCTCAGGCTGGCTGGGATCCACAGCTCTACCATCCATGGTAGGCTGATGCCATAGAGTGGTACGTAAGGCACCTTCTCCATCACATACAAGTCCCCACAGAAGCCCAGCAGTCTGGGGGTGTGCTCTCGGTCCTGCAGCACAACAGACAGCAGGAATTCATTCAGCTGCAGTAAAGCCCAAGATGAATGTGCTTCTGACAGGGAGATCTGGCCATCCTTGTTGCTGTCGGCGACTCCAAGCACAAGGGTCACCAAATCTGCTAAGTTGGCTTGGTCTCCTACTTGTGCCTGCAAGGGAAAAAGTGTCATTGAaatgagttaaagggttagttcaccaaaaaatgaaaataatgtaatttattactcaccctcctgtcgttctacacccgtaagaccttcgttcatcttcagaacacaaattaagatattgttgatgaaatcggatggctcagtgaggcctccattgccagcaatgtcactgcacctctcaagatccataaaggtactaaaaacatatttgaaacagttcatgtgagttcagtggttctatcttgatattataaagcgacaagaatactttttgtgtgccaaaaaaacaaaatgacgacttttcaacaatatctatatgggccaatttcaaaacacatgCCTTAGAGCTtaacgaatcgaatcagtgaattggagcgccaaagtcacgtgatttcagcagtttagccatttgataggagatccgaatcactaattcgaaacaaaagattcataaagcttagaagcttcatgaagcagtgttttgaaatcggcccatatagatagttgaaaattcgttattttgattttttggcgcacaaaaagtattcttatcgctttataatattaagatagaaccactgaactcacatgaactgtttcaaatatgtttttagtacctttatggatcttgagaggtgcagtaacatgctggcaatgcaggcctcactaagccatcggatttcatcaacaatatcttaatatgtgttccgaagatgaacgaagatcttacaggtgtagaacgacatgagggtgagta
This window harbors:
- the dipk1ab gene encoding divergent protein kinase domain 1A isoform X2, with product MARGLIPWIWLKRPVYIQARFSYLHMKYLFFSWLAVFVGSWVVYVEYSSYTELCRGHECKNSICDKFRKGVIDGSACNSLCEKDTLYLGKCLSAKPSNQVYSGSWGDMEGIIKCQMEEDPHYDLGVELEPRKESSFNRPTKGTSMEKFKEMVFSHLKAQVGDQANLADLVTLVLGVADSNKDGQISLSEAHSSWALLQLNEFLLSVVLQDREHTPRLLGFCGDLYVMEKVPYVPLYGISLPWMVELWIPASLRRSIDQWAAPSWPRKAKIAIGLLELVEDVFHGTFGSFLMCDVSAAGFGYTERHDIKVVDAKRIIPEAAFQEAMRERRCEEDSDCVYGRDCLTSCDLTKHRCTTEVTQPNLAKVCSTLKDYLLHGAPSDIKDELEKQLYACIALKGASEQMEMEHSLILNNLKTLLWKKISHTKDS
- the dipk1ab gene encoding divergent protein kinase domain 1A isoform X1 → MLLIAREVQRLRSLTYSSSSSFLMARKTLACAVKCGVSIMARGLIPWIWLKRPVYIQARFSYLHMKYLFFSWLAVFVGSWVVYVEYSSYTELCRGHECKNSICDKFRKGVIDGSACNSLCEKDTLYLGKCLSAKPSNQVYSGSWGDMEGIIKCQMEEDPHYDLGVELEPRKESSFNRPTKGTSMEKFKEMVFSHLKAQVGDQANLADLVTLVLGVADSNKDGQISLSEAHSSWALLQLNEFLLSVVLQDREHTPRLLGFCGDLYVMEKVPYVPLYGISLPWMVELWIPASLRRSIDQWAAPSWPRKAKIAIGLLELVEDVFHGTFGSFLMCDVSAAGFGYTERHDIKVVDAKRIIPEAAFQEAMRERRCEEDSDCVYGRDCLTSCDLTKHRCTTEVTQPNLAKVCSTLKDYLLHGAPSDIKDELEKQLYACIALKGASEQMEMEHSLILNNLKTLLWKKISHTKDS